The nucleotide sequence TTCTCTTGCCAGTCGCCAAGTCTGTTTGGCCGCGTTTTCCAGGGCGGAATGCGGTTTTCCTTGAAAAAGGTCTAAGTTAGGTAGAAAATAATGGGGACATCTCCTGCACTGCAAACACGAAATAAGTTGCAATAAAATTCCGTTAAGTCGATCCCCTAGACAGTTTTCGTCCCAGTCCGACTCCCGGGGATGCTTTTCACACTCGTAGGAGACCAAAGTTTTCATGTGGTAGTTGTTGAGTGGCGTCCCAGGGAGTTCAAGGTGACGGTCACGCAGTGTTTTCAGAACCGACAGACATTTCTTCCTACATCCTCCCAAAAGGAGGCGGTTTTCGGCCTCTGCGAACTGCAAGACCCAGGCGTCACTTTCAGCCGAGCTCTGCTTACCGTTTAACGAGTAGCATTCCTTAGATAGGAGGTTGAAACCTTCGGCTTTTACCTCTGCGACCCGGTTTGGACCCGGCCAAGGGATGTGGGGCAGAGGCCAATGAGCCGCGCTGCGTGGCCATATACCAGTGCATTTGAAAGCCGGGGTAATCTGGACCACGTATCTGTCTCTAATGCGTAACTTCACCTCACTCGTGTCTGCGACCATTTTGACCACATCTCTGTAACTGCACTTATCAACGGCCTGGGCCACGAGCGTTTGAAACCGGGAGCGGATCTTGCGTGCTGAGAGGTAACCGGACGCGGTGATGAACTCGACCCACAGAGACATGCTCCTCTTGCGGCCGTCACTGAGCTTTAGCACGGCGCAGCCCGGAAGGGAGCCGTCGTCTACGAAGTTGAACACTCCCATCTGATTTAGATAGAGGACCACTTCGAACTCTGTCGGAGATATCACCTCCAGACCCTCGAAACGGTTATCCATTTCGCTCAGGGAGCTGATGAACCTCGGCTCCTGAACCTCCACCTCCTTCAGGACATCCGACACCACCTTGCACACCTCTCGGATGGTCTTGGAGATAGCTGCCTTGCGAGACTGGCATTTCTCGTTGTAATATTTGTTGAGATGGTATACCAGTTTAGCTTGGGCTGCTATCATATTTGGGCAGAGATCCGGATTGTATACCGGAGTCTCGCAGTAACCCGAGGGATCCAACGCGGCTGTTTGTACGGGAGCCAATTttagagaagaaagaaaactaTTAAGAGAAAAAAATCTGTATATTTATTGTAAAATAACAAACAAGCTTGTTATTTGTGCTCGGGGCACATGAGCAATGAGGTCACCGAATTAAATCATCAGCCTTCCGAATGCCAGTGCACCAAAAGAAAGTCTTTCAATTCGTTGTTTTTCAGCGAGTTGCAATCAAAAGTCCATCACACCAGAGAGGTCTGTAGTCGGACAGTTGCATGCGCTTTCTCTCAGTAGTCTAAACAGCTTGTCCCGTTGTCTGTGTTTTCTGTAATCACGGCTCCCAGATTTTGATAAGGATAAAAAAAGTGCACGGTGCCTTTTTGGAGTGTGTTGGCGGTAGCGTCTTCCAGTGTGGCTGTGTTTTAGAGCACCGGACGCACTCCTGTGAAAATATAAAGGGAGGGATCCA is from Alosa alosa isolate M-15738 ecotype Scorff River chromosome 15, AALO_Geno_1.1, whole genome shotgun sequence and encodes:
- the mab21l1 gene encoding putative nucleotidyltransferase MAB21L1, with translation MIAAQAKLVYHLNKYYNEKCQSRKAAISKTIREVCKVVSDVLKEVEVQEPRFISSLSEMDNRFEGLEVISPTEFEVVLYLNQMGVFNFVDDGSLPGCAVLKLSDGRKRSMSLWVEFITASGYLSARKIRSRFQTLVAQAVDKCSYRDVVKMVADTSEVKLRIRDRYVVQITPAFKCTGIWPRSAAHWPLPHIPWPGPNRVAEVKAEGFNLLSKECYSLNGKQSSAESDAWVLQFAEAENRLLLGGCRKKCLSVLKTLRDRHLELPGTPLNNYHMKTLVSYECEKHPRESDWDENCLGDRLNGILLQLISCLQCRRCPHYFLPNLDLFQGKPHSALENAAKQTWRLAREILTNPKSLEKL